In the Camarhynchus parvulus chromosome 12, STF_HiC, whole genome shotgun sequence genome, CCGTGATTCTACAATGGAAGTAAATATTCCAGCAGTTACTTTGTTTCTCCATTGATTATTTCTTATGCAGCAGGAGCAGTCTGGTCAAATCAATATCAAGGCTAAGGGAATAAAAACTTTGGTATCCCTACACCAAAGCCCCCAGCAGGGATGAAAGCTCTACAGAAGCAGGTACTGGAATTCCCTGCAGATTATTGAAGACACTAAAGTGAAAGAACACCAGGTATTGACACAGCAACAAGTGTGGCATTTGTTGtaaatgctgtttttctccaGTTGTGTCAAGTGTGACcagtgggaaggaaagagaacagCAAGGCTGCACCAAGGCAGACTGCAAGGGCCGAGGGTCAGCAACAGACTCTGCATTGCAACTTGATTCCAACAGCATTGCCCTGCTAAGGCTCTTGCAAATAGGCTGACCCTGCCACAGCAACACAACAGTTGTTACCTGCTTTGGTAAGCATCACACAAGGGCCAGGTGACTGACACTGAGTCTAGACAAGGGCAGAGAAAGAACTCTGGAGAGATCTGTGAGCTCAAGCACCCTGCATAGAATGAGTTTAGGATGGCAAGGACACAacagaggcaggcagggtgcACTCTTGAACCCCTCTGATGGGACTATGGCAAATGCTGGAGGAACAGAAGGCGAGTGCAAAGCCATGTGAGCGCTCTGTGACTGTCACTGTGACAGGGAATGGCCTCCATGGGCCACCAGGACACACCCTATGAACTCACTTCATGCCTCATGTATTTTACAGTCACTCAGGCAGAGGGATTGAAGCCAGACTGGCTTCCAGTCACTTTTTTATAATGAAGAAATTCATCCTCTCAAAGGACAAGCACTAGATTTTTTAAACTTGGAGGACTGTGGCAAAGCCAACAGGTAATACATCTGAAAAGAAGAGACTGGTGTGCtaagaaaagagcagaaatgtcCCTGCACATACCAGTGGAATAAGTCAGTGTGCCAGACACGGTGATTTGCCTGCTGAACCAGAACCTGCATCATTTGGGGATGAAAatgcatagaaaaaaaaatagcctcTATTTGTTTCATATCATCTGTACCTGTCATCAACTTATTTATCTATGCCAAAAAACCCAGAGGCACCTGCCTTTTTATGTCTGCAAGCAAAACCATTAAATTTTTGAAGCCAGCAAGACCCCCATTTCTCCTGCCAGGATGGCACCTCACTTACCCAGGGgcccttttccagcagcttttgctttcatctCCTCAAGTTTCTTTTGCTCCTCCTTCTGTTTTTGTTTGAATGCCAGATCCGTCTAAAGGaaagaacagcagcattttttaacatatcttccacagaaaaattcaaaaacaaCTGAGaagcaatgaaaaacaaatgtacTATTCCAGCAGCAACAAACACCTGACTGGACTGAGGCAGGATGGCTGAATAATGCTAAATATGCAGAACATTGCAAAACTATCACAAAGACCACAAACTGAACTTTAACTCTGTGTGTTTAGTCTTTCTGGAATTATTTCTCATTCTGAGATTATGATTCCTCTGACTGATAGATGTTTGCACTAACACCATTCATGAACATACCCTCAGTGACACATGAAGCCCAGCAAACAGGCACTAACAAAAACATTTAGGCTACAAAGAATGTAAACAAAGTAAGGCTGaagtaaaagcttttttttttaaatcctcccACATATATGTCATTTTTGCTGGGTTTAATAAATTTGTATTAATTCCAAGCAATCTAATGAGACTGCTGGCAAATTGTGCAGGCAAGGCAGCTATTGAGCCTCCTTGCTGGATGAGCCTCCAAATCCAGGAGAAGTCAGACATACTCTGTCCCTTAGACAGACATTCTTCACAGACACCAAGCCTGAAAAGGACCCAGATTTTTAACTTGGCACTCAGGACTTTGGGGAAACTGAACTGAGGACCTTGACAACTGAGATTCCACAGATTCTTCACCAATCCAGTCTGTGGCTCATCTTTACAACTGCAAagctttcctcttctttcattAAAGCCTCCCTTGCTGCAATGTAACCGTATTACTTCCCCTACCTACCCCTCACAGAACAGAATATTCTGTTTCTCTCTCGAGGTTTTCCTGTCTCCTGTTGGCTACTGTGTCTTTCCTAGTAAATCAATCCCTCACATTTATCCACCTCTGTGGGGCTTTTCTTGCAATGTGTTGCTCCCAAGTGCTCACAGTATTGCAGAgctgagacaaaaataaatattacatcATTTGACACACAAATGTTTATAACTTGGATCCTTGTAAGTACTTTATTAATTCTACCATTTCTTTAACAATAAAGCTTATTTAGAAAGctatgattttttcctttttcaaagaGGTATTGTATTTGCCTTTTTCCAAACAATGGCACTTCATCCATCATGCACTATTCTCAGAAATAGCAGCTGACATCCATACTTAAATGTAAGAGTTCAGAGTATCTCTAACACGCAATTCACTAGTACATAATTTAATACATTCACTAGTACATAATTCATCCGAGCTACACAATAATCCAGGCTCCTGGGACCGCAGAGTGTGACCGTGAGTTCAGCTCGCAGTGTGATGCTTTGCTAAGGGCATTCCAAGCTGCTCCGGtagccagcactgctgcacccACCAGCATGGGGGAACACGGGGGGGATGTCGTCATGGCaccagagaaacacagaatgccttgggttggaagggatcttaaagatcatctcgttccaaagccctgccacgggcagagacaccttccacaagCCCAGGTTACTCCAAGTTTCGTCCAACCCAAgacttgcagggatggggcagccacagcttctctgggctgtgccaaGGACCCACCACCCTCACACGCAAGAAtatcttcctaatatctaatcgAAACCGCCTCTCTTTGACTTCGAGCCCGTTCCCGCTCGTCCTGTCACTGCCTGCTCCTATAAATGTCAGCAGAACCCCCGGGCAGCCAGGCCCGCTGGCTCCCTCACGGCCGGGGCTCtctcgccgccgccgccgccggggctcTCCCTCCGCCCTACCTCATCCAGGTCCTTCGTCTGCTTCTTCGGCTGCTTCAGCGGCTTCTTCTTGCCGCCTGCAAagacagaggggacagtgagggccgggcggggccgggcgggcggcaccggcggccccgggcccggcctTACCCTCCCGGCCCGACATGGCTCCGCTCGCTccgcccgctcccgccgctcccgccgcttccgccgccgcttccgccgccgccgcttccgccgccgggccggggcaggTACGGGgcgcagcggggccgggccggggccggggccggccgggAGGGGAGCGGCGGCTCGGCCGGGTCGGTGGAAGGGCCCCCGGGCAGGGACGGGGTCGGTGGTGCGGAGGAAGCCGGCGGCGGGATGCGGGGGCGCCTCGGCAGTGCCGGGTTGCGCTCGGCCCGGCGCGGGAGCGCTGCGGGAGGCGGGAGCCGGGCAGCGCAGTCCCGCTGGCCACCGGCTCTGTGCGTGCAGCAGCTTTTGGGAGTGTGTTTGTCAAAGACGGCAGGCAGAGGAAATGCTTCTTGcgagggaggcaggagaggaaccAGGCACGTAATGTCAGATTAAGCTGTCATAACTTTCTTGTGTCCTCTGAGCTCAGGCTGAGATCACGTTCATCACAGTCTGTGACTGTCTGCATAGAACTTCTTCTTCAAATCTCAactttctccctctttttcttctattctccAGAACCTGAATATTAGGTTAAACTCTTCGGGAAGTAATGCGATTAAGAGAGGGGAGTTTTGCACTCTGGAACAGACAAAATTGAGCTGATGTTTATTGTGGCCTGCAGTGTAGAGTAGGTGTTCAACACTGCTGTTGACAGTAGATGTGTGAGTGATGCTGGCAGGAGAGAGAActtctttcatttccatgttCCTGTGGGTTTGATCTTACATGTTATGCATGTAAAACAACTGGTAAGATTTTCATAATGCCACTTGGTGTTATTATTAGTTGTTAGAACTAGTCAGCAGGGGAATGAACCTGTGGTGGTCAgaatttttccagctgtttcagTACTTTTTTGTGGAGATGCCTGTATTAACCACCTAAAATTAACAAGGAAAgctgttttaaataaatttttaaacgATGCAGCAGCTATCAAGTGTTCTCAGTAATTCATGTTTTCATATTATATTACTCAAAATCTAATATAGTCATACTCAAATTTCATATAAAACCTGACTAAAAAGTTCTCCAGTTTCTAGTTTTTAGACTAATGTGCCTCAGTAGAATTTTAAGATGGTATTTAAAATCAGTAGACAATAAACCATAACTAGCAGCCTGCTTTTGCAGGGTAAGCAAGAATTTTAagctaattttaaaatgcagcccTGTGTGTTAGAATGCTGTGTGTTCACTGCCTGAGATTTTCCTATTCTTGTGGCTCATCCTGGTTTGTTATTTTGTAGACAGTCTCATGGGAATGCTTGTATTCAGTTCAGCACTTCTGAGTTTTCCCTCTGTCCTTTGTGTTTTTGTCTTTGTATCCTTCAACACTTCCTATATCTGTGCAATGTAAGATAAAGAGAATAATCAAGCcacacttctttttttatcaAGATTTTGTCccctctctgccttttttccttttctgttcttttgcaGAATTGTGAGTACCTACCTGAGGCACAAACCACGTTGTGCAgtcactgctctgctgaagcactgaatttctgaatttctctgaAGTTACTCCTGCTGTTACTGGATCTGCACATGATCGCTGCTCACGCCGTGGGTGAATTAGTTATCAAGAAGCATGAAGCATGGTGGGAGTACTTCctaaaagaaaatcaggaatCTGTGGCACAATTGCACTTTGTTGAAAATTGTGGAAAGTTCTCTAGGTGAGCAGTGGTGTAAAAGTAGCAATGGTTTAGCCATTCTTGAATTGATTAGTTTTGGCACGCGTGTAGTTGAAGAGCTACAAATCAGCCATATTTCAATAACGTCTCTTCTTCTCCTTGTAGCACTTTTATTTAGTAATTAAATTGAAGACATGGGGCCTATGAAATACAAATCAAGTGTGTCCTCAGTGTCCTGTGGTCTGCAGTATCACCATTCATTGATGAAGTGGAATCCCAAAGTGAATTTACACGTGGTGAGGACTTACTGCCCATCGGCGCCCAAGAGGCCCGAAGCCAAGTCTGCAGTGGAAATGGCCATGGGTCTCCTTCATCGGATCACAGAATCAGGGACTGCTATGGGGAAAAACTCCCTCCAAAAAGTGTCTGCAACATGCAGGAATTGGTGGGACAGATACGAAGAATTTGTTGGAATCAATGAAGTTCGAGAGGCTCAGGGAAAAGTGACGGAGGTAAAGATGGAGATAAtgtggaatttttaaaatgatgaaTAGAGCTGTATGAAGCATAAGCACTGTCTGAGGCAGAAAAGGTTATCCAAGCAGAATTATGTCTTTCTCTGCTTTGGCTGTCTGTGCAGGTACTGTGAATGTATTCTAGGCTATGCATGTAGTAAATAGAGCTTATCCTCTGAATTGAAATGgagtgtgttttattttgttggtttttttcctccctcccacaaaaaaaaatataattagcaATTTAGGTCTGTATGGTAGTAAGTCTCTAAAATAAATGCTCTTTCTTCTCAGgcagaaaatgtctttatgATAGCTCGAGGGATAGTACGAGAGGCTCGTGAAAATGTAGAAGCCCAACAGATTAAACTGAAGGAAATTCGGGATCGCTTAGACAGGGTCTCTCGGGATGACACCCAGTATTTAGAACTGGCTACTCTGGAACACAGGTTGCTGCAGGTAATTTGTTGGTACTTAAGCACTGGTGAATGTGTTGAAAATTTGTGTGCTTTGCTTCCTTCACTAGTGATTGATTGTCTTTGTAGATGCAGTTCAGTTCTGAAGTGATCATAGTTAATTTCTTCAGGTACTTGTTTTACTTAGTCGTTATCAATGGTTTGATTCCCTGTGCAAATTTTGTATGTTAATGCTAAAGTAGAGTAGTAAATTTGGAGAATCAAACTGAAGATAATGAGCCTAGATAATTAATTGTTGTAGAGGTGACCTGTACATGAGTAGTTAAGAAAAAGTTTCCATCAATGAATTCTCCATGGGATGAGAGAAACTCTTTTCTGGCAAATCCATGGAAGTTctctcagctgctttctgctggtgTCTGGAGAAGTTAACAGGGCTGAAACAGTGAACATTATGGGGAGTGAAAGACCTTGCTCACTCATGCCCATTTTCTATCATCATGTGTCAGATTCTCATGTACAGGATCTTCAGCTGTGATTCCTGATAaccttttccatttctcagaCTTAGAATGATGCTTCATTGACTTAAGTAGGATTAATAAAGAAAATCCCACAGTCAAgggaaaatttctgaaaatcctGATAGATGTTCCCAATTTCCATTCCTTCACCTGCAGTGGAGTGtgggggttggtttgggggttttttccctttagtaTAGACTTTATAGCTTCATATTATACCTTCTCTTTTCATCACTCTATTTCTTGCAGGAAGAGAAGAGGTACCGAGCTGCATATTTGAATGCAGAAGAATCTGAGAGAGAAAAgttctctctcttctctgcaGCTGTCAGGGAAAGCCATGAGAAGGAACGCACAAGagctgaaaaaacaaagaactgGTCTATTattggctctgtgctgggagctgttaTAGGTGTTCTTGGTTCCACCTATGTCAATCGAGTACGGCTGCAAGAATTGAAAGTCTTGGTGCTTGAAGCACAGAAGGGCCCGGTAAATTTACAAGAAGCCATCAAAGAACAGGCCTCCAGCCATTACTTGCAGCAGAAAGATCTCAGTGATGTCATAGAAGACCTAAAAAAGGTGCTGCAAACAACAGCATcgaagggagggaaggaaggggctTTGTTAACTAGAGAAACCAGGAATGACTCCTTAAAAATAGATTCTCTTTTAATGCCTTTAAATGAGCAGCTAAACTACATTAAACAAGTCAGTTCGTGTCTGGGGAGTTTACAACAGCAGTTTAACAATCTGCAGGAAAGCATCACACAGGTGCTGTCGGAGCTGCAGAGTGTCAAACTCGCCATCCAGTCCCGACCTACGGAAAGAGTGATGCCAAGGCCTGCAGGGGAGGGCAagggccaggctgctgctgtgagagaCGTGATTCTGGAGTTGTGTGATACCGAGCGGAGACTGGAAACGCAAATCAAGAGAAGTTCTATTTACAGCACTGCACTGACATGTGCTATGTTTGCCATTACTCTGCCTGTACTCTATATCATCCTGAAAGGGAACTGATCCCTAATTAATTGCCACAACTTAGTCGATTAATAAAGGTGAACTTGCACTCTAAGTACCTGGAGTACAAGTCCAAATAAAGCTGCTGTAGTGTTTCTCATTATGCCTTCTCCTGTATATTTGAAATACTTGAAAAGCCTTTGTTCATTACTGCTGCAGTATCCATGTCAAGTCTGTCACACTGTGCTTTTTAACAAGCAAAGGAGATGCCACAGCTTGATCTGTTCATTTCATTCACTGTTTCACTCTTACTGTCTAATCTTGTGTATCAAAACAGCACCCAAAATGCCCCTCTCAGCCCCAGATTGCATCTGCAAGGCCCAAAATGGCCCCTTCAGACCCTGAGCTGTACCTCTGGTTGCTCCCAGTGTCCCACATCACCCCACAGTGGTCCCAGTTGTTCCCATCAGGCTCTAACTCACCCCAATGGGCCCCAGTTTGCATCCCCAATGGCCCCAGTAGCCCAGGACAAGCCCTGTAATGTAATCAGGTACATATCCTGGGTACCTGACCCCCAGATCCCTGCACCCAGCCCCAAGCcgcccagcagcccccagctgcctcccagaCCCCTTGAGATTCTGGGGTTCAGGCACAATTATCGCTGGGACAGACAGGTTTTGGGGCCTGACCCAGGAACTGgtgtccctccatccccactgttcccctctcccccaggtGTGGGCACAAGGAGGAGTCTTCTTCAGTAGCACAGTGCCAGAACTTAGCTGAGGTGAgtcccccaaatcctgcatcCCCTCAGAGCCATCACTGTTCCCCTGTCACCGCCTTCTCCCTCAGGACACCATGAAGTCCTATTACATCTTCACCACCCCACACTGTGGCCACTACTGGACCAAGTGACAGAACCTCAAGATGGACATGGTACAACTGATGAAATATACAGTGATTTTCACTCTGGAGCTGGATTTGTGATTTCCTGTTCCAATTACTCCTTTGCTCATGTATAATTCTcttattttgctctttctttcttcatagTTTTGCCATTTGTTTGTTCAAAATCATTAGGAGTTATCTTAACAAACAGCTGGATgatgaatttaaaatacattgaaGGTACACATAGTAACCTTTTCTGAGGATGGTTTGTCATGAAGTATCCCAAACATTTCTGAAGCTTCAGCTCTTTGTTATTGATATCTACATGTCCCTTCAGGCAGGGGAAGAGGCAAAGGGTTCAGATACAGAGCTGTATTAAGTGTGATGGTGTTTATTCTGACAATATAAGCCAATTATGCTTTCTCTACAGCCTCCTTAACCCGTCATTCCCAAggtattttgtggttttagtAATCATCTATGAAGCAATCACTTTCTTATCCTGCTAGTATCTCATTGGGACTTTCTCcaggtttgttgttttggggtttcttccTAATCCTGTCCTGCCTGGAAATTGAAATGCTACTCTACAGCAGGTGCTTTTAAACCAGTACATTAGCAGGGATAGACACAAACtacaaaataatatttggaAAGAAGTGAAAGGTCCAGCTGCCTGTTTTTCCTGGAAGGACAAAAATTGGCTGATTGAGGCTAAACACTTGCCTGAGCAGTTAAACATCAGTATCTGTGTGTGGCCTCACACAAGGTTTCTGGTATGCTGAGATAAGAAATCATTTTCTCCCTGTGATGGCAGCAGATAGACAAATCCAGTGTGGAACTCCTGCTTCACAGGCACTTCTGTGGCACCTCTGCAGACAAAGGAGCAGTGTGCTCACTTCATGCTGTAATGCTTTTGTGCGAGCAACTCCCCTGTCTGGTACACACTGCTGTGGTGGGACTTTCTCCTGGTCTCAGAGAGTTTGAAGTTTTGATTGTAAGATCCTAAGACTGCAAGATCTTTGGGACAGGGACATATGTGGCACCAGCTTCATTTGGTATCACTGGGTGCTAATGACAGAATAAAGAAACAGTATTAGGAGTGATCTTTGATGACTCACTACCTGTAAGAGAGATGAAAGTGAAAAAGGTGGTTTTGGGAAGTGCCACTGCGGATTTATACATTGATTATTTGCAGTGTGAAGTCAGTAACAAATATTTGTCAGGGAAGCAGTTTGATCTGCTGGCTTCAGAACTGGGATAAAAATTCCCATACACTTATCTGTATCAAGAAGTGTGCATACAGATCAATAGCATTTTTGAAATctataatatttcattttatcatttcacaaatatttttacaggcTGTATTTCTTGCAGGAGCTTGATGAAAATCAGACAACTGTGTAGTTAAAGGGGAAGGACTAGTACAATGGTTCTATTTGTAATTTGCCACACTAGTCACTGAAAATTTTGTTCTGGcttggggtttggggtattttttcagtttaactACATAAACTTGGCCCCCCTTACTATAACTggctgaattttttatttaacatcACTGAACATGTGGATTGTATATATCAGCAtggtttttaaatgctgaagGTTAGGCAGCTAAACTTGAAAGTCAGGGAGCACTCACTGAATTGTACTCGGTGGCATCAAAAACGAGCAGAGGTCTGAGGCTAAACTTGTGTACAATAAAATGAGAATTCAAAACCAAGGGCTATTTATTGCTCTaaagaaatctgctttttaCCCATTTAAAGAGAGTATTATGATAGTTTGTAGCTTTAACTCTATGTATagttacaggaagaaaaagtcaGTCAAGAACTGGATGAACAGTCAAGGAACAGTAGCAAACAAATCTGTAATAAATGATTGTTTGAAATAACACCTGAAATTTGAGAAGAGCTGCAAGGTGTATGTATCAAGATGAAAATAACTGGTCATTTGTAGGAAGTTTTGAAGACTCAGGAACAGATcctgtgtgcagctggcagagctctgtgttaCAAGTAATTACCATGGCTCACTTAGTTCTGCTCTTCCTTGCTAAATCCTCCTATGTGAAGTGACAGCAGAATAATTTCAATTAGGGAAAAACCCTTGTAATTAACTGTGACTATATAATAATTAGGAGAGAAGATTTATGTATTCCCTCAATCCTGGATTAATCATCACTTCATTGTGGCAATAATCTAAGTGTGGAGCTTGGCACTGCACTGTATGTGCACCCCAAAGCCAGAaggtgtggctgcagcagcggCAGCTGTACCTGAGCTGGCTGAAGGCAATATCCAGGAAGATGCTAAAACATGGACTACATGTATAATACTATATGTATAATCTGTTTAGCACTTTGTGCTAAACCTTTGTCGTGGTAACACAGGCAGCAAATACAGGAGTTtgaacaaaaccagcacagctgtgcagggggTGTTTACCTGGGCATTCACCTCAGTTCAGGTACATTTGCAGCAGTGATTTACATGAGCACATGACATCTCAGTGCATGTTTCCTGATGATTCAGCCAGGACTAAGTGAATACTTTTTGCCTGTGCTCTTCAGGTCTATTCtagtaaaaccaaaaaaaaaaaacaaaaaaagaaaatttccccCCCTGCAAAAAGAAACCCAACCAAGAAAACCACACACACCAACCTTCATTCTGTGTTCTGTTGCATACCTTTGGGTTATTAGAAAGGTTTATAATAGATAGCTGAGTTTCCATTTTGGACTGAGATCTCTCAGCAGATCCTTTCTTCAACGAGTAATTTCTGCTTGCTAAGGCCTTTTGAGACTTGAATTCTTACTCTGTGAGCAAAGACCTCTCTAGGCAGGATGgttcagccagccctgggccccAGTGCTCATCCAAGGGGGATGGTGGCTGCAAAATCCTACACAGGACTGACCTGGATGCTTTGTGCAGGTCAGAAGAAGGCAGTGCTCATTCAGATTAGTTCCTCTGTCTGGCAGGACACAGAAGCTGAGTTAGGGAGAACCTGGTAAGAGCAACAGGAAGCCCTTTGATAGATATTAACTATAGAAAAATGGGTGGCAGTGGCCTGAGCTTGGCCCTTGCTAAGCTATTTTGGGTTCTTACTGCTCCTTGAGAAACCAGCAGTAACTCAAAAGCAAACAGCTTGTGGCTATGGAAATAACTTTGAATGAGGTCACTGCAGACTTCTAACAGTAGGTGCATTCTGAAGAGAAAAGTTGCCCTTCCTTCAACTCATGAAAGAACCAGAAAATGTTGCTCAAGAAGACAGGACAAAAGCAGTTAGATGTAGT is a window encoding:
- the CCDC51 gene encoding coiled-coil domain-containing protein 51; the protein is MGPMKYKSSVSSVSCGLQYHHSLMKWNPKVNLHVVRTYCPSAPKRPEAKSAVEMAMGLLHRITESGTAMGKNSLQKVSATCRNWWDRYEEFVGINEVREAQGKVTEAENVFMIARGIVREARENVEAQQIKLKEIRDRLDRVSRDDTQYLELATLEHRLLQEEKRYRAAYLNAEESEREKFSLFSAAVRESHEKERTRAEKTKNWSIIGSVLGAVIGVLGSTYVNRVRLQELKVLVLEAQKGPVNLQEAIKEQASSHYLQQKDLSDVIEDLKKVLQTTASKGGKEGALLTRETRNDSLKIDSLLMPLNEQLNYIKQVSSCLGSLQQQFNNLQESITQVLSELQSVKLAIQSRPTERVMPRPAGEGKGQAAAVRDVILELCDTERRLETQIKRSSIYSTALTCAMFAITLPVLYIILKGN